A DNA window from Limanda limanda chromosome 6, fLimLim1.1, whole genome shotgun sequence contains the following coding sequences:
- the LOC133003085 gene encoding E3 ubiquitin-protein ligase TRIM35-like, which yields MASRSEVDFCCSICQDVFRDPVVLSCSHSFCRDCLKSWWKDKAVKECPLCKRRSSRSEPPGNLVLKNLCERFLQERIQSSSHALCSLHSEKLRVFCLDHQQPVCLVCRDSKKHADHRFSPIDEAAQQHKKQLQETLEPLKKKLQCFTRVKVNCEQTAKHIKVQAGLTERQIKEQFKNLHQFLEEEEVARMAALRQEEEQKSRMMKKKIEALSRDITALSDTIRATEDEMRAEDVLFLLNYKAAVEQVQQHPLLDDPRLASGALIDVAKHLCNLSFNIWNKMKDLVSYSPVVLNPNSANPVLVLSEDLTSLRVGKKQKLPDNLERFDHFFSVLGSQGFNSGTHSWDVLVGDSTRWSMGVSAGFVQRKGTMLCGTWGIWFHEGKYTAVSPSAFSDLTVQKIQRIRVKLDWNRGKLSFSDPDTNKHIHTFTLTFTHKMFPYFGTRDQHHPVKLLPVNVSVTLDQSS from the coding sequence ATGGCTTCCAGATCAGAAGTGGATTTCTGTTGTTCCATCTGCCaagatgtcttcagagatcctgttgttctgtcatgtagccacagcttctgtagaGACTgtttgaagagctggtggaaagacaaagcagtaaaagagtgtccactttgtaagagaagatcttcaaggTCAGAACCACCTGGTAACCTggtgttaaagaacctgtgtgagaggttcttacaggagagaattcagagctcttcacatgctctctgcagtctgcactcagagaaactcagagtcttctgtctggaccatcagcagccagtgtgtctcgtctgcagagattcaaaaAAACATGCTGACCACAGATTCAgccccatcgatgaagctgcacagcaacacaagaagcagcttcaggaaactctggagcccttgaagaagaagttacagtgttttaCACGTGTTAAAGTAAATtgtgaacaaacagcaaaacacattaaggtccaggctgGACTCACAGAGaggcagatcaaggagcagtttaaaaatcttcatcagtttctggaggaggaagaggtggccaggatggctgcactgaggcaggaagaggagcagaagagtcggatgatgaagaagaagattgaggctctgagcagagacataacagctctttcagacacaatcagagccacagaggacgagatgagagctgaagacgtcttgttcctgctcaactacaaggctgcagtggaacaagTTCAGCAGcaccccctgctggatgatccacggctggcctcaggagctctgatagacgtTGCCAAACATCTgtgcaacctgagcttcaacatctggaacaagatgaaggacctggtctcctacagtcccgTGGTTCTGAACCCAAACTCTGCTAATCCAgtactcgtcctgtctgaagatctgaccagtttgagagtaggaaaaaaacagaagcttcctgacaatctaGAGAGGTTTGATCATTTCttctcagtcctgggatctcagggttttaactcagggactcacagctgggacgtcctggttggagacagtacacgCTGGTCAATGGGTGTGTCAGCAGGGTTTGTCCAGAGGAAGGGGACCATGCTGTGTGGAACATGGGGAATATGGTTCCATGAAGGtaaatacacagcagtgtcaCCATCAGCATTTTCTGATCTcactgtgcagaagatccagaggatcagagtgaaactggactggaacagaggaaaactatcgttctctgatcctgatactaacaaacacattcacaccttcacactcACTTTCACTCAtaagatgtttccatactttgGCACTAGAGATCAACATCACCcagtgaagctgttacctgtgaatgtctctgtgacgctggatcagagcagttag